The following coding sequences lie in one Planctomycetia bacterium genomic window:
- the mutL gene encoding DNA mismatch repair protein MutL, whose product MGRIQKLPMSVVNRIAAGEVVERPASIVKELLENALDAAPTRIGVELEQGGVALVRVVDDGVGIEPADLPLAVAAHATSKLRSADDLERIETLGFRGEALASIGAVARLVIRSRTAGADGAMLEVDGGRVGDVVPHGGAVGTTVEVHQLFGNVPARRAFLRAAATEWAHAAEAFVRTALAHPGVALTLAHNGRRVHDLPASDSWLGRISALHGAGLAERLIPVEADDGEIAVHGFVGRPEDDMASTRLQHLFVAGRPFRDRSILHAVQEGYRGLLLSGRQPIVFLRFDLPADMVDVNVHPAKMEVRFREPSRLYRLVLSALRTKFLATDMTARMTPPAAAGPDAAGPGMQQVANSAGWAPAFAPPRPVGAPAVADGLPLWEADADREQPGGPAPWPANASSAGSAARSPATPAAVGERAVQMHDRYIVVESRDGIEVIDQHALHERLLYERLKASVAAGGLEVQSLLVPERVDLGPGEVAMLTEHAPTLARAGMRVEPFGGSTVIVTSKPALSGRTAAAAIIREVLDRLSAAAETASAGGMLVDEVLHGIACKAAIKAGDPLSQAEVDALVRDRRIVPDSHHCPHGRPTSLTFSRQELDRQFRRT is encoded by the coding sequence ATGGGACGGATCCAAAAACTACCGATGTCGGTCGTCAACCGGATCGCTGCCGGCGAGGTGGTGGAGCGGCCGGCGAGCATCGTCAAGGAACTGCTGGAGAACGCGCTCGATGCCGCCCCGACACGGATCGGCGTCGAACTGGAGCAGGGCGGAGTGGCCCTCGTGCGCGTCGTGGACGACGGTGTCGGCATCGAGCCGGCCGATCTGCCGCTGGCGGTCGCGGCCCACGCCACCAGCAAGCTGCGGTCGGCCGACGACCTGGAGCGGATCGAGACCCTCGGGTTTCGCGGCGAGGCCCTGGCGAGCATCGGCGCGGTGGCCCGGCTTGTGATCCGCTCGCGAACGGCCGGCGCCGACGGGGCCATGCTCGAGGTCGATGGGGGACGGGTGGGCGACGTCGTGCCCCATGGGGGCGCCGTGGGAACCACGGTCGAGGTCCATCAGTTGTTCGGGAACGTTCCCGCCCGCCGCGCCTTCCTCCGTGCCGCGGCGACCGAGTGGGCCCATGCGGCGGAGGCGTTCGTCCGCACGGCGCTGGCGCATCCCGGCGTCGCGCTGACGCTCGCGCACAACGGCCGCCGCGTCCATGACCTGCCGGCCTCGGACTCCTGGCTCGGCCGGATCTCCGCCCTCCATGGCGCCGGGCTCGCCGAGCGGCTGATCCCGGTCGAGGCCGACGACGGCGAGATCGCGGTGCACGGCTTCGTGGGCCGGCCCGAGGACGACATGGCGAGCACGCGTCTGCAGCATTTGTTCGTGGCCGGGCGGCCGTTTCGCGACCGCTCGATCCTCCACGCCGTGCAGGAGGGCTACCGGGGGCTGCTTCTCTCCGGTCGCCAGCCGATCGTGTTCCTGCGGTTCGACCTGCCCGCCGACATGGTCGACGTCAACGTCCACCCGGCGAAGATGGAGGTCCGGTTCCGGGAGCCGTCACGGCTCTATCGGCTCGTGCTGTCGGCGCTGCGCACGAAGTTTCTCGCCACCGACATGACCGCCCGGATGACGCCCCCGGCAGCCGCCGGCCCGGACGCGGCCGGGCCCGGCATGCAGCAGGTTGCGAATTCGGCCGGCTGGGCGCCCGCGTTCGCCCCGCCCCGCCCTGTGGGAGCACCGGCCGTCGCGGACGGCCTGCCGCTGTGGGAGGCCGATGCGGACCGGGAGCAGCCTGGCGGGCCCGCGCCATGGCCGGCCAACGCGTCGTCCGCTGGATCCGCCGCCCGTTCGCCCGCCACGCCGGCGGCCGTCGGCGAGCGGGCCGTGCAGATGCACGACCGCTACATCGTGGTCGAGAGTCGCGACGGCATCGAGGTCATCGATCAGCACGCCCTGCACGAGCGGCTGCTCTACGAGCGGCTCAAGGCCTCGGTCGCCGCCGGCGGCCTCGAGGTGCAGTCCCTGCTCGTGCCGGAACGGGTCGACCTCGGTCCGGGCGAGGTCGCGATGCTCACCGAGCATGCGCCGACGCTGGCCCGTGCCGGCATGCGGGTCGAGCCGTTCGGTGGCTCGACCGTGATCGTCACCAGCAAGCCGGCGCTGAGCGGGCGCACGGCGGCGGCCGCGATCATTCGCGAGGTTCTCGACCGCCTCTCAGCCGCCGCCGAGACGGCATCGGCCGGGGGCATGCTCGTCGACGAGGTGCTCCACGGCATCGCCTGCAAGGCGGCGATCAAGGCCGGCGACCCGCTCTCCCAGGCAGAGGTGGACGCCCTCGTCCGCGACCGACGCATCGTGCCGGATTCCCACCACTGCCCCCACGGGCGGCCGACCTCGCTGACGTTCTCCAGGCAGGAACTCGATCGCCAGTTCCGCCGCACCTGA
- a CDS encoding shikimate dehydrogenase, with the protein MICVSIGRGRHRHMIAEHRFLAEAGIRLVELRVDYIQGPVQMKRLLRDRPCPVIVTCRRSSDGGRWEGTEEARQLLLRTAIVEGADYVDLEDDVAGSIPRYGSTRRIVSHHDFTRTPADLTVLHKRLAGLDADIVKVAAMANHPLDNLRMLEMVHASRCPTIGICMGEIGVPTRVLSGRAGSPFTFAPFHEDRLLAPGQIGWRQMRDVFRYDTITPATRIYGVVADPVAHSLSPVVHNAALAAAGIDAVYIPFRVPAEQIDDFLSNARRWPLAGLSVTIPHKETVLRHCSVEDELVRSIRAANTLSFSPAGIAADNTDATAAVESLEGVLRDHDSAFDGGGQRVKTALVLGAGGAARAVAFGLRQRNVDVTVAARTLERARKIAADVGCKVVDWGQRYRLEYDCLVNATPLGMHPNVNDTPYAAEQLRPYMVVFDTVYNPESTLLVKQAREIGCRTVTGVDMFVRQAAIQFRIWHGRDPDTQVMRDALKRSTASAKQPD; encoded by the coding sequence ATGATCTGCGTCAGCATCGGCCGCGGCCGTCATCGGCACATGATCGCCGAGCATCGGTTTCTCGCCGAGGCCGGCATCCGCCTCGTCGAACTGCGGGTGGACTACATCCAGGGGCCCGTGCAGATGAAGCGGCTGCTTCGCGACCGCCCCTGTCCGGTGATCGTCACCTGCCGGCGGAGCAGCGATGGCGGGCGTTGGGAGGGGACCGAGGAGGCCCGGCAGCTTCTCCTCCGGACGGCGATCGTCGAGGGCGCCGACTACGTCGATCTCGAGGACGACGTGGCGGGATCGATCCCGCGGTACGGAAGCACGAGGCGGATCGTCAGCCACCACGACTTCACGCGGACGCCCGCCGACCTGACCGTGCTGCACAAGCGGCTCGCCGGACTCGACGCCGACATCGTCAAGGTCGCGGCCATGGCGAACCACCCGCTCGACAACCTGCGGATGCTGGAGATGGTGCATGCCAGCCGTTGTCCGACGATCGGGATCTGCATGGGTGAGATCGGTGTTCCCACGCGAGTCCTGTCCGGCCGGGCCGGCTCGCCCTTCACCTTCGCCCCGTTCCACGAGGACCGGCTGCTGGCGCCGGGGCAGATCGGCTGGCGGCAGATGCGGGACGTCTTCCGCTACGACACGATCACTCCCGCGACGCGCATCTACGGGGTCGTCGCCGACCCGGTGGCGCACAGCCTCAGTCCGGTCGTCCACAACGCGGCCCTCGCCGCGGCCGGCATCGACGCCGTCTACATCCCGTTCCGCGTGCCGGCCGAGCAGATCGACGATTTTCTCTCCAATGCCCGCCGCTGGCCGCTGGCCGGGCTGAGCGTGACGATTCCCCACAAGGAGACCGTGCTCCGGCACTGCAGCGTCGAAGATGAACTCGTGCGCTCGATCCGGGCCGCCAACACCCTGTCCTTCTCCCCCGCAGGCATCGCCGCCGACAACACCGACGCCACGGCCGCCGTGGAGAGTCTGGAGGGGGTGCTGCGGGATCATGATTCCGCGTTCGACGGCGGGGGGCAGCGGGTCAAGACGGCCCTCGTGCTCGGTGCGGGGGGGGCGGCACGGGCGGTGGCGTTCGGTCTCCGGCAGCGCAACGTCGACGTGACGGTCGCGGCCCGCACGCTGGAGCGGGCCCGGAAGATCGCCGCCGACGTGGGCTGCAAGGTCGTCGACTGGGGCCAGCGGTATCGGCTCGAGTACGACTGCCTGGTCAATGCCACGCCGCTGGGCATGCACCCGAACGTCAACGACACGCCGTACGCGGCCGAGCAACTCCGTCCCTACATGGTCGTCTTCGACACCGTCTACAATCCGGAATCGACGCTGCTCGTGAAGCAGGCCCGCGAGATCGGCTGCCGGACGGTGACGGGCGTCGACATGTTCGTTCGGCAGGCGGCCATCCAGTTCCGGATCTGGCATGGCCGCGACCCCGACACGCAGGTGATGCGCGACGCGCTGAAGCGATCCACCGCATCCGCAAAACAGCCCGACTGA
- the aroK gene encoding shikimate kinase — protein sequence MPCISLIGYRGSGKSTVAALIAERLACGWIDADLELEADAGMSIADFMAGRGEEAFRDAEAAILERLVREYPGVLATGGGAILRPGNRDLLRRHGRPVAWLAASAAVLRGRIAADPSSATRRPALGGRDPLTDVEPALAEREPFYRECADVVVDVADEAPAQIADRLVRWLGQRSTDRTGEQAGPASV from the coding sequence ATGCCGTGCATCTCCCTGATCGGTTATCGCGGCAGCGGCAAGTCGACCGTGGCCGCGCTGATCGCCGAGCGGCTCGCCTGCGGCTGGATCGATGCCGACCTCGAACTGGAGGCGGACGCGGGCATGTCGATCGCCGACTTCATGGCCGGGCGCGGGGAGGAGGCCTTTCGGGATGCCGAGGCGGCGATCCTGGAGCGGCTCGTCCGCGAATATCCGGGCGTGCTGGCGACGGGCGGGGGAGCGATTCTCCGGCCGGGAAACCGGGACCTGTTGCGGCGTCATGGACGGCCGGTGGCGTGGCTAGCCGCATCCGCGGCCGTGCTCCGCGGGCGGATCGCCGCCGATCCCTCCTCCGCGACGCGGCGGCCCGCGTTGGGGGGGCGGGATCCGCTCACCGACGTCGAGCCCGCGCTCGCCGAACGCGAGCCGTTCTACCGGGAGTGCGCCGATGTCGTCGTGGACGTCGCCGACGAAGCCCCGGCGCAGATCGCCGACCGGCTCGTGCGCTGGCTCGGGCAACGCTCCACTGATCGGACTGGCGAACAGGCGGGGCCTGCATCGGTATGA